Proteins found in one Campylobacter canadensis genomic segment:
- a CDS encoding M48 family metallopeptidase: protein MARQSSSLKSFIYKGECYFYSKKRIKTLRLRLNERGEFVLSIPYFCTFKSVYEFLDKSSSWMNEAKKRFEKKALKDDELIFLAKKYKIIFDENAKKTYFDKDKILCQNKAKLDLFLRQNAKKIFTFYLKKWSKKTGLFYTHLSIKNMKTRWGSCNHNKAYINLNLKLIQKNLKAIEYVILHEISHLKFPNHSKEFYDFIEYFMSDFRQREKEYF from the coding sequence ATGGCAAGGCAAAGCTCTAGTTTAAAATCATTTATTTATAAAGGTGAGTGCTATTTTTATTCTAAAAAACGCATAAAAACCTTAAGATTAAGGTTAAATGAAAGGGGTGAGTTTGTTCTTAGCATTCCTTATTTTTGCACCTTTAAAAGTGTTTATGAGTTTTTAGATAAATCAAGTTCTTGGATGAATGAAGCAAAAAAAAGATTTGAAAAAAAAGCCTTAAAAGATGATGAATTAATCTTTTTAGCTAAAAAATATAAAATTATCTTTGATGAAAATGCCAAAAAAACTTATTTTGATAAAGATAAAATTCTTTGTCAAAATAAAGCAAAATTAGATTTATTTTTAAGACAAAATGCCAAAAAAATTTTTACTTTTTATCTTAAAAAATGGAGTAAAAAAACAGGCTTATTTTACACGCATTTAAGCATTAAAAATATGAAAACTCGCTGGGGTTCATGCAATCACAATAAAGCTTATATTAATTTAAATTTAAAACTAATTCAAAAGAATTTAAAAGCTATCGAATATGTGATTTTGCATGAAATAAGCCACTTAAAATTCCCCAATCACAGCAAAGAATTTTACGATTTTATTGAGTATTTTATGAGTGATTTTAGGCAAAGAGAAAAAGAATATTTTTAA
- a CDS encoding molybdopterin-dependent oxidoreductase gives MQRRSFLKLSLLSASALNASKIEGIKETIFDNKKELVADRFGAFYANIQSSQIVSVSPFFGDKFPNTMNNCVPDRTQNESRVLYPCVRKSYLKKLGASKSHLRGKEEFIRVSWDLALDLAAKALKDNYDKYGASAIYGECYWWGGFGKVSWGRTMAHRMLKILGGYVEESGDYSTGAGMVILPHVFGSNTVYEAPTRYKAILKNAKNVVIWGSDLLVTNQIAVECPTHSNYEYFEKLKEAYENKKIKIYSVDVYKNNTQRYFNSEFLSVIPNTDSAMMIAMCCYLYESGLYDKEFIKKYTVGFNKFKEYFMGEKDGIKKDLKWASAICGVDENTLKDFTTSLAKNNTIILAGRALQRQDHGEQSHWLITVLSAMLGHIGKLGCGFEFSLGYNNLGADLYVSPTLKGISVIPNEGDENSVWNQNNNITIPSSRSIDALLNPNSIIEHNGSKIKLPDMKVAFNASGSFFTRHQDVNRAVKAMKKFNTIITAEPFWTAQAKLSDIVLPVALEPERYDIEQSPNKEFIFINKPIIEPMGESKSDFYICEQICKRWGLDKVFNEGKSELEWVKYIYEQAKSDAKELNINMPSFDEAFKKGYVQFSQIDKTSEFYTRYSNFRKNPHKYRLGTPSGKIEIYSPTIAKMNYDDCYGHPAWFEPFEWLKDNKTSKKYPIALVSPHSRFRLHSQLNNSLIRNYAEVNAREPIIINPEDAKKRAIKTGDVVRAFNDRGEILVGALVSDIVREGVVIICEGAWYDPEILGEKSLCQHGCVNVLTKDKGTSKLAQSNSAHTCLIEFEKFKGKIKAIQAFSKPTILQHL, from the coding sequence ATGCAAAGAAGGTCTTTTTTAAAATTAAGTTTGCTTAGTGCAAGTGCTTTAAATGCAAGTAAAATTGAAGGTATTAAAGAAACAATTTTTGATAACAAAAAAGAATTAGTTGCTGATAGATTTGGAGCTTTTTATGCAAATATCCAAAGCTCACAAATAGTAAGCGTAAGCCCATTTTTTGGAGATAAATTCCCTAATACGATGAACAATTGTGTGCCTGATAGAACGCAAAATGAAAGTAGGGTTTTATATCCTTGTGTTAGAAAAAGCTATTTAAAAAAATTAGGTGCAAGTAAATCTCATTTAAGAGGAAAAGAAGAATTTATAAGGGTTAGTTGGGATTTAGCCCTTGATTTAGCTGCTAAGGCTTTAAAAGATAATTATGATAAATATGGAGCTAGTGCAATTTATGGAGAATGCTATTGGTGGGGCGGTTTTGGCAAGGTTAGCTGGGGCAGAACAATGGCTCATAGAATGCTTAAAATATTAGGTGGATATGTTGAAGAAAGTGGAGATTATTCAACTGGAGCAGGTATGGTTATTTTACCTCATGTTTTTGGTTCAAATACTGTTTATGAAGCACCTACAAGATATAAAGCAATTTTGAAAAATGCAAAAAATGTTGTAATTTGGGGTAGTGATTTGTTAGTTACAAATCAAATAGCAGTTGAATGTCCAACTCATAGTAATTACGAATATTTTGAAAAACTTAAAGAAGCTTATGAAAACAAAAAAATCAAAATTTATAGCGTTGATGTGTATAAAAACAACACTCAAAGATATTTTAATAGCGAATTTTTAAGCGTTATTCCAAATACTGATAGTGCTATGATGATAGCTATGTGTTGTTATTTGTATGAAAGTGGGCTTTATGATAAAGAATTTATTAAAAAATACACAGTTGGATTTAATAAATTTAAAGAATATTTTATGGGAGAAAAAGACGGAATTAAAAAAGATTTAAAATGGGCTAGTGCTATTTGTGGGGTTGATGAAAATACATTAAAAGATTTTACAACTTCTCTTGCAAAAAACAATACAATTATTCTAGCAGGTCGTGCCTTGCAAAGACAAGACCACGGAGAACAAAGCCATTGGTTAATTACAGTTTTAAGTGCAATGCTAGGGCATATTGGTAAGCTTGGTTGCGGTTTTGAATTTAGCTTAGGTTATAATAATTTAGGTGCTGATTTATATGTAAGCCCAACATTAAAAGGCATAAGTGTTATTCCAAATGAAGGCGATGAAAACAGTGTATGGAATCAAAATAATAATATTACAATTCCAAGTTCAAGAAGTATTGATGCGCTTTTAAATCCAAACAGTATAATTGAGCATAATGGCAGTAAGATAAAATTACCTGATATGAAAGTAGCATTTAACGCAAGTGGAAGTTTTTTTACAAGACATCAAGATGTAAATCGTGCAGTTAAGGCTATGAAAAAATTTAATACAATAATTACCGCCGAGCCTTTTTGGACTGCTCAAGCAAAGCTAAGTGATATTGTTTTACCAGTAGCGCTCGAGCCTGAAAGATACGATATTGAGCAAAGCCCAAATAAAGAATTTATTTTTATAAATAAACCTATAATTGAGCCTATGGGAGAAAGTAAAAGCGATTTTTATATTTGTGAGCAAATTTGCAAAAGATGGGGCTTAGATAAAGTCTTTAATGAAGGTAAAAGCGAATTAGAATGGGTAAAATATATTTACGAACAAGCAAAAAGCGATGCAAAAGAATTAAATATAAATATGCCAAGTTTTGATGAAGCCTTTAAAAAAGGTTATGTGCAATTTTCACAAATTGATAAAACTAGTGAATTTTACACAAGATACAGCAATTTTAGAAAAAATCCACACAAATACAGGCTAGGAACTCCTAGCGGAAAGATTGAGATATACTCTCCAACAATTGCTAAGATGAATTATGATGATTGTTATGGACATCCAGCTTGGTTTGAGCCATTTGAGTGGTTAAAGGATAATAAAACTAGCAAAAAGTATCCTATTGCACTTGTAAGTCCGCATTCAAGATTTAGATTACATTCTCAATTAAATAATTCTTTAATTAGAAATTATGCAGAAGTAAATGCAAGAGAGCCAATAATAATTAATCCAGAAGATGCTAAAAAAAGAGCTATTAAAACAGGAGATGTTGTCCGTGCATTTAATGATAGGGGAGAGATTTTAGTAGGTGCTTTAGTAAGCGATATTGTAAGAGAAGGTGTGGTAATAATTTGCGAAGGTGCTTGGTATGACCCTGAAATTTTAGGAGAAAAATCTCTTTGTCAGCACGGTTGTGTGAATGTTTTAACCAAAGATAAAGGTACTTCAAAATTAGCACAAAGCAATAGTGCTCATACTTGTTTAATTGAATTTGAAAAATTTAAAGGAAAAATTAAAGCCATTCAAGCCTTTAGCAAACCAACAATTCTTCAACATTTATAA